One genomic region from Phorcysia thermohydrogeniphila encodes:
- a CDS encoding flagellar hook-length control protein FliK translates to MEIRRIEGIVPLEGISRNLPQKLENFSYHDMKKLLSTISSGAQKKGVEEELSSLLIKATFEGFTPEGKAKLRSGHLILIADVEVNREFKIGEELLFRLKSLHPRIELSLVKEEELLETVLGKLRLLLPKFSADRVLLTLEVLKNPKVLSFLANYVSLHYPELKEEFGKFLKGISNSLSKTFFSPFSLFSLLLLLEDDVFESVKEELPEKLTKGSIKELVTSFLSLQSVFVVSGIVVFPFIFDEEFKGDVYFAPKEDDIQKVYVEVETRFGRLGIFIQLLNESLSVEAVTESEELRGILRKSEESFRRELEEEGFKLVLFRVSDDLSYGDEKKREIFKGERGVTVDFSA, encoded by the coding sequence TTGGAGATAAGGCGGATAGAGGGGATTGTCCCCCTTGAGGGAATTTCAAGGAACCTTCCTCAAAAGTTGGAGAACTTTTCCTACCACGATATGAAAAAGCTCCTCTCAACGATTTCTTCGGGAGCGCAGAAAAAAGGTGTAGAGGAGGAGCTGAGCTCTCTCCTTATAAAGGCGACGTTTGAGGGTTTTACCCCAGAAGGTAAGGCAAAGCTTCGCTCAGGACACTTAATCCTGATTGCAGACGTTGAGGTTAACAGGGAGTTTAAAATTGGAGAGGAGCTCCTTTTTCGCTTAAAGTCCCTCCACCCTCGGATAGAGCTCTCTCTGGTAAAGGAAGAAGAGCTTTTAGAGACTGTCCTTGGGAAGTTAAGGTTACTTTTACCAAAGTTTTCTGCCGATAGAGTCCTCCTCACCTTAGAGGTTCTAAAAAACCCAAAAGTTCTTAGCTTCCTTGCTAACTACGTATCACTCCACTACCCTGAGCTTAAAGAAGAATTCGGAAAGTTCTTAAAGGGTATCTCCAATTCGCTCAGCAAAACCTTTTTTTCTCCCTTTTCTCTTTTTTCCCTGTTACTTCTTTTAGAGGATGACGTCTTTGAGAGCGTTAAGGAAGAGCTCCCAGAAAAACTTACGAAGGGCTCAATCAAGGAGCTGGTTACTTCCTTCCTATCCCTTCAGTCTGTTTTTGTTGTTAGCGGTATTGTGGTTTTTCCCTTTATCTTTGATGAGGAGTTTAAGGGGGACGTTTACTTTGCGCCTAAGGAAGATGACATTCAGAAGGTTTACGTTGAGGTGGAAACCCGCTTTGGAAGGTTGGGAATTTTTATTCAGCTTCTTAATGAAAGCCTTTCGGTTGAGGCTGTAACGGAGAGTGAAGAGCTCAGGGGAATTTTAAGGAAGAGTGAGGAGTCCTTCAGGAGAGAGCTTGAAGAAGAGGGATTTAAACTTGTCCTCTTTCGGGTTTCTGATGACCTAAGCTACGGTGATGAGAAGAAGAGGGAAATCTTTAAAGGGGAAAGGGGTGTTACTGTTGACTTTTCGGCTTAG
- a CDS encoding DedA family protein, with the protein MELGSLVEVSTQFIKSHPELACFFLFLWAFLETGLLLGLLLPAEKILIVGSVLASKGVIPPSSFLICASFGTVLGYTVSYLAGYFLGEEPLKKYLSFLKVSREDFERVGKLIRRRGELTVVFGRFIPVVRAVLPVVIGAFRPPFWKFTLYNVIGALLWVLSYLVVGNLIGEFFSFIIKHKLIGVTVLSAALLLYFFWRRYGKNKKLL; encoded by the coding sequence GTGGAGCTTGGGAGCCTTGTTGAAGTTTCAACCCAGTTCATAAAGAGCCATCCGGAGCTTGCCTGCTTTTTCCTCTTTTTGTGGGCTTTCCTTGAGACGGGACTTCTGCTTGGTCTCCTCCTTCCGGCTGAAAAGATACTGATTGTCGGTAGCGTTCTCGCCTCAAAGGGCGTTATCCCTCCATCCTCTTTCCTAATCTGTGCAAGTTTTGGGACAGTTCTTGGTTATACGGTTTCCTACCTTGCAGGGTACTTTCTGGGTGAGGAGCCCCTAAAAAAGTACCTATCCTTCTTAAAAGTTTCCCGTGAGGACTTTGAGAGGGTAGGAAAGCTTATAAGGAGGAGAGGAGAGCTTACCGTTGTCTTTGGACGTTTTATACCGGTTGTGAGAGCTGTTCTTCCCGTAGTCATTGGAGCTTTCAGGCCGCCTTTCTGGAAGTTTACCCTCTACAACGTTATAGGAGCTCTTCTTTGGGTTTTATCTTACCTTGTAGTTGGCAACTTGATAGGTGAGTTCTTTTCATTTATCATTAAGCATAAGCTTATCGGCGTTACTGTTCTATCTGCTGCTCTTCTACTCTACTTTTTCTGGAGAAGGTATGGAAAGAATAAGAAACTGCTTTGA
- the tatC gene encoding twin-arginine translocase subunit TatC: MSTKRTVDPHEELPVTEHIEELRQRIFRSVIAIVVGFLVAWPFKKDILLFLERPLPENLQGKLIFLSPPEAFFTALKVTFFAGILIAFPYVLYQVWKFIEPGLYEHEKKFALPFMFFSIFFFFLGALFAYFVILPFGLRFLLGFMGDLLTPQITVGSYISFVIQMILAFGFVFLLPVVVWLLSKLEVINYVMLEKNRKFAILVIFIVAAVLTPPDAFSQVMMALPLLGLYELSIWIAKLSGRKREGEEESY, from the coding sequence ATGTCAACAAAGAGAACCGTTGATCCCCACGAAGAACTGCCGGTTACAGAGCATATAGAGGAGCTTAGGCAGAGAATTTTCCGCTCTGTAATAGCTATCGTAGTTGGCTTTCTGGTTGCGTGGCCTTTTAAAAAGGATATACTCCTATTCTTAGAAAGGCCACTACCGGAAAACCTTCAGGGGAAATTAATATTCCTCTCACCTCCAGAGGCCTTCTTCACGGCACTAAAGGTCACGTTTTTTGCGGGTATTCTAATTGCTTTTCCGTACGTCCTCTATCAGGTCTGGAAGTTTATAGAACCCGGCCTTTACGAGCACGAGAAGAAGTTCGCTCTACCCTTTATGTTCTTTTCCATTTTCTTCTTCTTCTTGGGAGCTCTTTTTGCCTACTTCGTTATTCTTCCTTTTGGCCTTAGGTTCCTTTTAGGATTTATGGGAGACCTGTTAACTCCTCAAATCACGGTAGGGAGCTATATATCCTTCGTCATTCAGATGATACTTGCTTTTGGTTTTGTCTTCCTGCTTCCGGTTGTTGTGTGGTTGCTTTCAAAGCTGGAAGTAATAAATTACGTGATGTTAGAGAAGAACAGAAAATTTGCTATCCTTGTAATATTCATAGTAGCTGCAGTACTAACGCCTCCTGATGCTTTCTCTCAAGTGATGATGGCTTTGCCTCTTCTTGGACTTTATGAGCTGAGTATATGGATTGCCAAACTATCTGGAAGGAAGAGAGAGGGAGAAGAGGAATCTTACTAA
- a CDS encoding PilZ domain-containing protein has protein sequence MGKILSEKFISEYKEKFTETFVEQSKKLSRCILSENAVRTLAINIYDTIFILNSKEKFHKLLKKALESNVDFSECLTKSMMILIKDYVDHLITISPSIDELKRLIEHVESYLVEATRVQREYIEALRKESEKAGEKAVKKTFMNVFSLIKEKQIPVKAITFFKQVPVACNATVVQTEESGITLSLENCSYLKAFYESKITYLKISNAPKPVKAEVIEFHPERKQIKISNLSFEEIPQEKRKYVRVEPEESFSVVVESERGKLTGIVADISIGGIGVLFHVNPELLPGNKVKVSFPLDGKRMIVDGEVRYITEQDKLYRMGIQFHLKPKEEEAISEYIMRRQFEILKELKAF, from the coding sequence ATGGGAAAGATTTTATCCGAAAAATTTATCTCAGAATACAAGGAAAAGTTCACTGAAACATTCGTAGAACAGAGCAAGAAGCTCTCAAGATGCATCCTCTCAGAAAACGCAGTCAGGACATTAGCTATTAACATATACGACACCATCTTTATACTGAACTCTAAGGAGAAGTTTCACAAGCTCCTAAAAAAAGCCCTTGAAAGCAACGTTGACTTCTCAGAGTGCCTCACAAAATCAATGATGATACTGATAAAGGACTACGTAGACCACCTAATCACAATATCTCCTTCCATAGATGAGCTCAAAAGGCTCATTGAACATGTAGAAAGCTACTTAGTTGAAGCTACAAGAGTTCAAAGAGAATACATAGAAGCCCTGAGGAAAGAATCTGAGAAGGCCGGCGAAAAGGCGGTCAAGAAGACGTTCATGAATGTATTCTCCCTCATAAAGGAAAAACAAATCCCAGTAAAGGCAATAACGTTCTTTAAACAGGTTCCCGTAGCCTGTAACGCCACGGTCGTCCAGACAGAGGAGTCAGGTATAACGCTATCCTTGGAGAACTGCTCTTACCTTAAAGCCTTCTACGAGTCTAAGATTACGTACCTCAAAATATCCAACGCTCCAAAGCCTGTAAAGGCCGAAGTCATAGAGTTCCACCCTGAGAGGAAACAGATAAAAATATCAAACCTCTCCTTTGAGGAGATACCTCAGGAGAAGAGAAAGTACGTAAGGGTTGAGCCCGAGGAGAGCTTCAGCGTTGTCGTTGAAAGCGAAAGAGGAAAACTTACCGGAATTGTCGCAGATATATCCATCGGCGGGATAGGCGTTCTTTTCCACGTAAATCCTGAACTCCTTCCGGGCAACAAAGTAAAAGTATCCTTTCCGCTTGATGGAAAGAGAATGATAGTAGATGGTGAGGTTAGGTACATTACTGAGCAGGACAAGCTCTACAGGATGGGAATTCAGTTCCACCTTAAGCCCAAAGAAGAGGAAGCTATCTCCGAGTACATAATGAGGAGGCAGTTTGAGATTCTGAAAGAACTCAAAGCTTTTTAA
- the rpmE gene encoding 50S ribosomal protein L31: MKKGIHPEYRETRVICACGNTWVTRSTKFPEIRVEVCNQCHPFFTGTQKQKVMRGRVEKFMAKYEGKY, encoded by the coding sequence ATGAAAAAGGGCATCCACCCCGAATACAGGGAAACGAGAGTTATCTGTGCGTGCGGCAACACGTGGGTAACGAGGTCCACCAAGTTCCCAGAAATCAGGGTTGAAGTGTGCAACCAGTGCCATCCCTTCTTCACGGGAACCCAGAAGCAGAAGGTTATGAGGGGTAGGGTAGAGAAGTTTATGGCCAAGTACGAGGGCAAGTACTAA
- the rho gene encoding transcription termination factor Rho, with protein MAENATQGFTIDQLQKMSIFDLRKIAKSLGIDVKLVKKQELIRKILEKDAERRGAIFRVGVLEVLPDGFGFLRSPENNYLPSSSDIYVSPSQIRKFGLRTGDTIAGEVRPPKEGEKYYALLKVDAINWEPPEVAKTRPQFYQLTPLHPTERFRLENDPAELSTRVVDLITPVGKGQRGLIVAPPRAGKTVLLQKMANAIKTNYPETYLIILLIDERPEEVTDMKRNTLADEVISSTFDEPPERHAQVAEIVIEKAKRLVEHKKDVVILLDSLTRLARAYNTLTPPSGKILSGGIDAHAFHKPKRFFGAARNIEEGGSLTIIATALVETGSRMDDVIFEEFKGTGNMEIVLDRQLVERRIFPAINIQKSGTRKEELLLPEWELNRVWILRRLLTSMSPVEAMEFLLEKLKKYKTNEDFLKAMNA; from the coding sequence ATGGCGGAAAATGCTACCCAAGGATTTACTATTGACCAGCTCCAGAAAATGAGCATTTTTGACCTCAGGAAGATAGCCAAATCCCTCGGTATAGACGTTAAGCTCGTCAAGAAGCAGGAGCTTATAAGGAAGATACTTGAGAAGGATGCAGAGAGAAGGGGTGCCATTTTTAGAGTGGGAGTTCTTGAAGTTCTGCCTGATGGTTTTGGTTTCCTGCGCTCTCCAGAAAATAACTACCTGCCAAGCTCAAGTGACATCTACGTTTCTCCTTCCCAGATAAGAAAGTTTGGTTTAAGGACCGGCGACACGATTGCGGGAGAGGTAAGACCTCCAAAGGAAGGTGAGAAGTACTACGCTCTCCTAAAGGTTGACGCGATAAACTGGGAGCCTCCAGAAGTTGCAAAGACAAGACCCCAGTTTTACCAGCTGACACCTCTTCACCCCACCGAGCGCTTCAGGCTGGAGAACGACCCTGCGGAGCTCTCAACAAGGGTTGTTGACCTTATCACTCCTGTTGGTAAGGGACAGAGGGGACTTATAGTTGCTCCTCCAAGGGCAGGTAAAACTGTCCTCCTCCAAAAGATGGCCAACGCTATAAAGACAAACTACCCGGAGACCTACCTCATTATCCTTCTGATAGACGAGCGTCCGGAAGAAGTTACCGATATGAAGAGAAATACCCTTGCAGACGAGGTTATCAGCTCAACCTTTGACGAACCTCCCGAAAGGCACGCTCAGGTTGCAGAGATAGTTATAGAGAAGGCAAAGAGGCTTGTTGAGCATAAAAAGGACGTTGTCATTCTCCTTGACTCTCTCACAAGGCTTGCAAGGGCTTACAATACCCTTACTCCTCCCAGTGGAAAGATACTCTCTGGTGGTATTGACGCCCACGCCTTCCACAAGCCAAAGAGGTTCTTTGGTGCTGCGAGGAACATAGAGGAGGGCGGTAGTCTCACAATAATAGCTACGGCCTTAGTAGAGACAGGTAGTAGGATGGATGATGTTATCTTTGAGGAGTTTAAAGGAACTGGTAACATGGAGATAGTCCTTGACAGGCAGCTTGTTGAAAGGCGTATCTTCCCTGCAATAAACATTCAGAAGTCGGGAACGCGTAAAGAAGAGCTCCTTTTACCTGAGTGGGAGCTCAACCGCGTTTGGATTTTAAGGAGACTCCTTACTTCCATGTCTCCAGTTGAGGCGATGGAGTTCCTCCTTGAAAAGTTGAAGAAATATAAGACCAACGAAGACTTCCTGAAGGCAATGAACGCATGA
- the tatA gene encoding twin-arginine translocase TatA/TatE family subunit → MFGLGTQELLLIFAIALLIFGPKKLPELARSTGKAIREFRRASSGILDEEEEKKSAEKKEKETVAEAEKVEKIKVKEQ, encoded by the coding sequence ATGTTTGGTCTTGGAACTCAGGAACTTTTGCTTATTTTTGCGATTGCACTGCTAATCTTTGGGCCTAAGAAACTCCCTGAGCTTGCACGCTCTACTGGAAAGGCCATAAGGGAGTTCAGGAGGGCTTCCTCTGGAATACTTGACGAGGAAGAGGAAAAGAAGTCTGCTGAGAAAAAAGAAAAAGAAACAGTAGCCGAGGCTGAAAAGGTAGAAAAAATAAAGGTCAAGGAACAGTAG
- the cysK gene encoding cysteine synthase A: MKTLLRSILEEVGNTPLLRVEIEGVELFLKLEMFNPGGSIKDRVALAIIEDAERRGLLTPDKIVIEATSGNTGIGLALVCAAKGYRCAIVMPENMSEERKKILKAYGAELILTPAEEGIPGAVKKARELVENNPELYFPAKQFENPVNPEVHYRTTAKEILEQMGVVPDVFVAGIGTGGTFTGVSRRFKEVNPDCLCVAVEPDTSAVISGKPAGPHKIQGIGAGFIPAVLDTSLIDRVETVSYEEAKRYAKLLASEFGILSGISSGANVAVSVKVAKETGRVKRVVTVLPDTGERYLSTDLFD, translated from the coding sequence ATGAAGACATTGTTGCGGTCTATCCTTGAAGAGGTAGGGAATACGCCCCTTTTAAGGGTAGAGATTGAAGGCGTTGAGCTTTTCTTGAAGCTGGAGATGTTTAACCCCGGAGGTTCTATAAAGGACAGGGTTGCCCTTGCAATTATTGAGGATGCAGAAAGAAGAGGACTTTTAACGCCTGACAAAATTGTCATAGAGGCTACGAGCGGTAACACCGGCATAGGCCTTGCACTGGTGTGTGCAGCGAAGGGTTACCGGTGTGCAATCGTTATGCCGGAGAACATGAGTGAGGAGAGGAAAAAAATCCTGAAAGCCTACGGGGCAGAGCTAATCCTGACACCGGCAGAGGAAGGAATTCCGGGAGCTGTAAAGAAAGCAAGGGAACTCGTTGAGAATAACCCGGAGCTCTACTTCCCTGCCAAGCAGTTTGAGAATCCTGTGAATCCAGAAGTTCACTACAGGACTACCGCCAAGGAGATACTTGAACAGATGGGAGTTGTTCCGGACGTTTTTGTTGCCGGTATCGGAACGGGCGGGACGTTTACGGGTGTTTCAAGGCGCTTTAAGGAGGTAAATCCAGACTGCCTCTGCGTTGCCGTTGAACCTGATACGTCTGCCGTTATCTCTGGAAAACCGGCAGGTCCTCATAAAATTCAAGGAATAGGTGCAGGGTTTATTCCGGCCGTTTTAGATACCTCACTGATTGACAGGGTAGAGACAGTTTCTTACGAAGAGGCTAAACGGTATGCAAAGCTCTTAGCGTCAGAATTTGGGATTCTCTCAGGAATTTCTTCTGGGGCTAACGTTGCCGTTTCTGTAAAGGTTGCTAAGGAGACGGGGAGAGTCAAAAGGGTTGTTACGGTACTTCCCGACACTGGAGAGAGGTACCTCTCTACCGACCTTTTTGATTAA
- a CDS encoding D-sedoheptulose 7-phosphate isomerase → MKELIYYSFVESADLKRAFVEENREKIYTVFLEIAKRVKEGRKILLCGNGGSAADCQHIAAELVGRFGMERRPLPAVALTTDTSILTAVGNDYSFDRIFERQVGALGEEGDVLIAISTSGNSKNVINAVLKAKEKKLLTVGFSGRDGGELAKVADHCFVVKSFSTPRIQEVHITLGHVLCDFIEKYLFSYDSYFPPFGEGSQQ, encoded by the coding sequence ATGAAGGAGCTTATATACTATTCCTTTGTAGAGAGCGCTGACCTAAAGAGAGCCTTTGTTGAGGAGAACCGGGAAAAGATATACACGGTTTTCCTTGAGATTGCCAAGAGGGTAAAGGAGGGGAGGAAAATACTTCTCTGCGGTAACGGCGGTTCTGCCGCTGACTGTCAGCACATAGCGGCGGAGCTTGTTGGCAGGTTCGGGATGGAGAGAAGGCCGCTGCCGGCAGTAGCTCTCACGACGGATACTTCGATCTTAACTGCCGTTGGGAACGATTACTCGTTTGATAGAATATTTGAAAGACAGGTGGGAGCTCTGGGCGAGGAAGGGGACGTGCTTATAGCAATAAGCACAAGCGGTAATTCTAAGAACGTCATAAATGCTGTCCTGAAAGCTAAGGAGAAAAAGCTTCTTACAGTTGGATTTTCCGGCAGGGACGGTGGCGAGCTTGCAAAAGTAGCCGACCACTGCTTTGTTGTTAAGAGCTTTTCCACTCCCAGAATACAGGAAGTTCACATAACCCTTGGGCACGTCCTATGCGACTTCATTGAGAAATACCTTTTCTCCTATGACAGCTATTTCCCTCCCTTCGGGGAGGGAAGCCAGCAGTAG
- a CDS encoding tRNA (guanine-N1)-methyltransferase yields MKFKRPKCLVAERLKEEGLKRPKLLFYPGRGDVFNRIAYKLVKGELGILKEEEFGESILPGKVVGECDGVELLALRGDVKPDSAVVKARGSVDFSGISFNYPTFAVDMSLFDKLLPSERKSLMVQLEIAYGVIKDYLTPENFIVTSAGDEAIKILEEFFYPSVPFQLYSSLPKVENVIVLDPFGDEEFTHEEVTPDTLIVVGGIVDSSERMKGATLQILPNVKHRRITYKGSREIVPDRINEIVKIVCQYLTEDITLEEAVRRNITRDARLRFVRKELQKNLVRFLVNGELLRGIPEELYLKWKEEFELSDFFFRKGAKHVGGFIVFRPSVFDRVIGETKRRKKRVFVLGELKDEDIVAVYP; encoded by the coding sequence ATGAAGTTCAAGAGACCTAAGTGCCTCGTAGCAGAGAGACTGAAGGAGGAGGGTCTTAAAAGGCCAAAGCTCCTGTTTTACCCCGGCAGAGGAGATGTCTTTAACAGGATTGCCTATAAGCTCGTGAAGGGTGAGCTGGGAATTCTGAAAGAAGAGGAGTTCGGAGAGAGCATTCTGCCGGGGAAGGTCGTGGGCGAGTGCGACGGAGTGGAGCTCCTTGCTCTACGAGGAGATGTAAAGCCGGACTCTGCAGTTGTCAAGGCGAGAGGAAGCGTTGACTTTAGCGGTATAAGCTTTAATTACCCTACCTTTGCCGTTGATATGTCTCTTTTTGATAAGCTCCTTCCTTCAGAGAGAAAGAGCCTTATGGTTCAGCTTGAGATAGCCTACGGAGTTATTAAGGATTATTTGACCCCCGAGAATTTCATCGTCACCTCTGCAGGTGACGAAGCTATCAAGATACTGGAGGAATTTTTCTATCCATCTGTTCCGTTTCAGCTTTACAGCTCCCTGCCGAAAGTAGAAAACGTCATAGTCCTTGACCCCTTCGGAGATGAGGAGTTTACACACGAGGAGGTGACGCCGGATACCCTCATAGTAGTTGGTGGTATCGTTGACAGTAGCGAGAGGATGAAGGGAGCAACCTTGCAGATACTCCCCAACGTAAAGCACAGGCGTATAACCTATAAGGGAAGCCGGGAGATTGTTCCGGACAGGATAAACGAAATCGTTAAGATTGTCTGCCAGTACCTAACGGAAGATATAACCTTAGAGGAGGCGGTAAGGAGAAATATAACAAGGGATGCAAGGCTTCGCTTTGTAAGGAAGGAGCTCCAAAAGAACTTGGTTCGCTTCCTTGTTAACGGAGAGCTCTTAAGGGGCATTCCTGAGGAGCTCTATTTAAAGTGGAAGGAGGAGTTTGAACTTTCCGATTTCTTCTTCAGGAAAGGGGCAAAGCACGTTGGAGGTTTTATAGTCTTTAGGCCTTCGGTTTTTGATAGAGTTATAGGTGAGACGAAGAGGAGGAAGAAGAGAGTTTTTGTTTTGGGGGAATTAAAGGATGAAGACATTGTTGCGGTCTATCCTTGA
- a CDS encoding FAD-dependent thymidylate synthase — protein MGITLLSQTDDMLKVIATAARVCYSGLPLEQLLSRYSEEEDRRLIKKVVGMGHLSVVEHGVMTFKVDDSFKEELFRIMIDKPFLKITETEDGFIVSLNLRTMIELLAEKPELRFTKEISKFLPDFLPKPKSQQ, from the coding sequence ATGGGTATTACCCTCCTATCCCAAACCGACGATATGCTGAAAGTTATCGCTACTGCAGCCCGGGTCTGCTACTCCGGGCTGCCGCTTGAACAGCTCCTTTCCCGCTACTCTGAAGAGGAAGACAGGCGTTTAATAAAGAAAGTAGTGGGAATGGGGCACCTATCCGTCGTTGAGCACGGCGTTATGACCTTTAAAGTGGATGACTCGTTTAAAGAGGAGCTATTCAGGATAATGATTGATAAACCATTCCTAAAGATAACGGAAACTGAGGATGGTTTCATAGTCTCTTTAAACCTCAGGACAATGATAGAACTCTTAGCAGAAAAACCTGAACTAAGGTTTACAAAGGAAATTTCAAAGTTCCTGCCAGACTTTCTACCTAAGCCGAAAAGTCAACAGTAA
- a CDS encoding 2-amino-3,7-dideoxy-D-threo-hept-6-ulosonate synthase, which produces MKIGKEIRMERIINRETGNTVIIPMDHGVSMGPIPGIIDIRESIDKVANGGANAVIIHKGLVRHGHRRRGKDVGLIVHLSASTALSPKPNSKVLVCSVEEAIKLGADGVSIHVNLGDVNEDKMLEDFGRISEKCLEWGMPLIAMMYARGEHIKDQFDPDVVAHCARVAAELGADIVKVPYTGDPESFRKVTEGCPIPVVIAGGPKMDSDMAILEMVEGAMKAGGKGVSIGRNAFQHENPEKIVRAIAAIVHEGKTAKEAAELLK; this is translated from the coding sequence ATGAAAATCGGAAAAGAGATAAGAATGGAAAGAATTATTAACAGGGAAACGGGGAACACTGTTATTATCCCGATGGATCACGGTGTTTCAATGGGGCCGATTCCGGGCATTATAGACATCAGGGAGTCAATAGATAAAGTTGCCAATGGTGGCGCTAATGCCGTAATCATCCACAAGGGACTTGTGAGGCACGGTCACAGAAGACGCGGTAAAGACGTTGGACTTATCGTTCACCTTTCAGCAAGTACTGCTCTTTCTCCGAAACCAAACTCAAAAGTCCTTGTTTGTTCTGTTGAAGAAGCTATAAAGCTTGGAGCAGATGGTGTTTCTATCCACGTAAACTTGGGGGATGTGAACGAAGATAAGATGCTTGAGGACTTTGGCAGGATCTCTGAAAAGTGTCTTGAGTGGGGAATGCCCCTTATTGCTATGATGTATGCCCGCGGTGAGCATATCAAGGATCAGTTTGACCCTGACGTTGTTGCCCACTGTGCAAGGGTTGCTGCGGAGCTGGGAGCTGACATCGTTAAAGTTCCGTACACCGGAGATCCAGAGTCTTTCAGGAAGGTAACTGAGGGCTGTCCTATTCCTGTTGTTATTGCTGGTGGTCCAAAGATGGACAGTGACATGGCGATCCTTGAAATGGTTGAAGGAGCAATGAAGGCTGGTGGTAAGGGCGTTTCAATCGGAAGGAATGCCTTCCAACACGAAAATCCGGAGAAAATCGTTAGAGCTATCGCTGCAATAGTCCACGAGGGTAAAACGGCAAAAGAGGCCGCAGAGCTCTTAAAGTAA
- the trpA gene encoding tryptophan synthase subunit alpha, with protein sequence MERIRNCFESLEAKGEKPLIVYATACDPDCSKSVEIFRLLLEYADMLEVGMPFSDPLADGPTIQKAHERALSSGANTKRVFELVEKLREFEREKPILLMGYYNPIFVYGEEKFIRDAKAVGVDGFIVPDLPPEEGEDFARKVKSLKLSPVFLAAPTSTDERVRKIGEVTGEFIYYVSVTGITGERERLAYEEIERDIRRIKEITGKRTVVGFGISRGEHIREMYNTPDGFVVGSAVVRRIEKGDMDGLRALLKELKEATKSSI encoded by the coding sequence ATGGAAAGAATAAGAAACTGCTTTGAATCCCTTGAAGCTAAAGGCGAAAAGCCGTTAATAGTTTACGCAACGGCCTGTGATCCGGACTGTTCTAAGTCGGTAGAGATCTTTAGGTTGCTCTTAGAGTATGCCGACATGTTAGAAGTGGGAATGCCCTTTTCTGACCCTCTTGCCGACGGTCCCACGATTCAGAAGGCCCACGAGAGGGCCCTTTCTTCAGGGGCAAACACGAAGAGAGTTTTTGAGCTCGTTGAGAAATTACGGGAGTTTGAGAGGGAAAAGCCTATACTCCTCATGGGTTACTACAACCCAATTTTCGTTTACGGAGAGGAAAAGTTCATAAGGGACGCAAAGGCTGTTGGCGTTGACGGCTTCATCGTGCCAGACCTTCCTCCAGAAGAGGGGGAGGATTTTGCAAGGAAGGTGAAGTCACTAAAGCTTTCCCCCGTTTTCCTTGCAGCTCCAACCAGCACTGACGAAAGGGTTAGAAAGATTGGAGAGGTTACCGGAGAGTTCATCTACTACGTTTCCGTTACTGGCATAACGGGGGAAAGGGAGAGGCTTGCCTATGAGGAGATAGAGAGAGACATCCGTAGGATAAAGGAAATTACCGGTAAGAGGACTGTTGTAGGTTTTGGCATATCGCGGGGAGAGCACATAAGGGAGATGTATAATACTCCTGATGGCTTCGTTGTCGGTAGCGCCGTAGTTAGGCGGATAGAAAAGGGCGATATGGACGGGCTTAGAGCTCTCCTCAAAGAGCTAAAAGAAGCTACGAAATCATCTATTTAG